The Bactrocera dorsalis isolate Fly_Bdor unplaced genomic scaffold, ASM2337382v1 BdCtg153, whole genome shotgun sequence genomic sequence TACGGCGCGCAATTTCAAGACCAAATCACGTAGCAGTGCCTCCTCGCAGTCGGCAAAAAGTTGTACTTTCGAGAGTGTCTGTATGTGCACGGCGATAGCGATGTCCGTCTTCAAATTGATCGGTAATGAGTCCAAAATGTTGGCTTCATCTACGGAGAGAGCAAGAGAGTTTTGATTATTGTGAAAGTTTGTGCCATGTAAGCTTTTGTTGAGCTCCTTTAAGCTTAGCTTTTAGTAAGcttttagtgaaatttgtttgggATATTGtggaagcttttttattttaagcttttgttGAACTTTTGTATTCTAAACTTTCataaaagtgaatttatttACGCCAGTGTGGAAGCTtaagatgatttttttaaactaaacttCTAGTAAGCTTTTAGTGAATTTTGCATAGGCTGGTGTCGAAGCTTTTTTGTGCTTTTAGTTACTTACCTAAAGTACGTTGTTGCTCCCACGTAAACTTAAACCACATTTTTACACGTCCCTGCACCTCACTCGGCAAATTCAGACGTCGCATATACTCCAAGGTCTCATCTTCCAATTGTcgatattcatttttattgcgCGTCGCTGTGGATATTATATCGCGTATCTGACCGATCAGCAATGCAAATACAAAGACGCCCATCAGCCATGCGGCGGTCATAAAAACAAATTCGCCTTCCCGTTCGGGTTTTGGATTTTTACCTAGAGACGAAGGAGGTATATGTAGAGGTAGAGAGTGTggatagttttaaaatatgggGAGTTCAAAAGCTTACCTATAGATGTCGCTGTTTTGGTCGCGAAGGCAAAGCAACGAACATAGGGATGTCCTTTGCCACTGAAAACCCAACGATTCACGCCTAAGCCTGTAGATAGCAAGTAGTATATGGTATGAAAAGATCTAGGTGAGTTAGGATTATGTTACCTTGATAGTCACTGTAGGCATAGTATGCGCAAGCCGTTAAGTGGATCATATACAACATATAGGTTAGTGTCTTAGCTACGCGTACCTAAGAAAAAGAGGAGAAGACATTATAATTCtggtatataaaatgaaaatgaaaaatcacTTACGAAATGTGGGGAAGATATAACACGGTCCAACAACTTGAAAACCTCCCAGAAGCTTTGTATTTTAAATAGGCGTGGGAAGCGCAGATAAACAGCGCCAGTGCcatattttaaatagaaaagcTCCAGCGGAAGTAGGGCGAGCAAGTCCAACTGaaagttgaaaatataaatttagaaaaatttacaattttattgggATTTATTATATAAAGCGGTTGAGAATTGCTGACAAAAATACGAAAGTTCAATGAAGAATGGATggaacaaaaaatattctggACGTATATCCTAGTTTTAGGCGCAGAGTTAGGCTAGCAGGCCAGTCCAAAAGAGGATTAACATGGACAGCTGAGAATGTCGGATATAAAAGAGCCGATCCAAAGGAGCATACCACGTGGACAGCTGAGAATGTCGGATAGGCGCCAAGTTGGGTTAGTAGGCCGATCCAAAAGAGCATTCCACTTGAACAGCTAACAGCATCGGCCGCTCAAAAAGAGCATTCCACTTGGACAACTGAGAACGCCGGATTTAGAAGCCTAAAAGAGGACAAATATACACGAATTAAAACTCACCTTAAATTGCAGTTTCCTCATGTAATTCTTGCGCGTCAAATTCTTATTCTTCACCCAAAATCCTTCGAATAGATACATGATACGATGCTTGAAGAATATCACATCCAACAGATAAATAATGTCTGCACAAAAATCACAAATCAACCACGTGTTCGTATTCTCCGGTGTTTGAAATGGAAATGTGGAACGTAAGGGTATAACCCAAGCATTATAGAGGAACGATATTGAAACAACACACAACCACGATATGTAGATTTTaccctgcggatcaagtgtcttcTCCTCATTATTACTGCCGCACAGACTCGAGCAGATCCAGACATTCGAACGCGATGTGTCGGCTTCGAAGAGACGTCCACGATTCAATGACTTGGCGGCGTCTTTCAGTTTGGTTTTGAAGGGCGAATTCTCGCGTGTTGTACTTAGCGATTTCAAACCGGCTGGGAGTGAGCGTACAGGGGAAGCTGAACCACCGGTGCTGCTGCTGGTGCTGGCATCGGCGCTGTTGCTGCTCGACGGTGTGGGTGGCAACTCAATGTGTGACTTTACTTTATTGGCGCGTGCGGTAAAGCGACGTACCAGATGGCGCACCTGATCACGCACGTCCTCGTTGAGACTGCGAAGAGGGgagtgaaaattattaaatggaATGTTTTAAAGGAAGTGTTGGAgcagaaaagaaatatttatatcactaATTCAGTTCACAAAAATGTTTCTTTCAGTTCTTGAAAGATTTTATTGGGAAGCAATTAGCGTTGGGTTTTTCTGATTCGTGAAGATCCAAGAAGTTTTAAGCTCATCTTTTATATTTTGGGCTGCAGATTAGGGGCATCAGTTCTAAGAAAACTTCTCATTACTCAGAGTTGTCTGCGGGTATCATATCGGGTTCAGTGAGGAAAGGTCTGAAAGACCTTAAAGACTATAAATTGCCAAAGACGACACTTTGAGATTTCTGAAAGAGACCATAAGTACTATCTTAAATAACCGACACAAAGTCCGATTGGTTCGTACTTGAACATAAGAACCGTTTGGCTAGGACGGATTATGTTACTTCACAGATTTTCGAAATCCGAACGGTGCTACGTTCTCCGATTCATTCGTACTTGAACTAAAGACCCGACTGGCTCCGGACGGTGTACGCTAACCGCATGCGTATTTGTGTTTGTACCAAATAGAAGTTTAAACCAACGAGTTCAAGGGAACAATAAACCAGCAATGTCCCTCACTAATAGGGTTGGTTGCTCAATTCAACAGTCCGCTTACCTCGTCGCGCTAAAACGCCTATCAGTAGCGGTTTCCGTCTCCGGTTCCACCGCAGCGAAATCACTTTTCACCAACTCCGGACCGAAGTTCTGCTCATCATTCAATATATCCGGCAGTTCGTCATAACAAATTTGCACATTCTGCTCATCATCATCGACCAACGCCTGCGACTGGGACGTTGTATTCTCTGTCATTGAGGAGCCCACACTTGGACCACGTCGATGACTGCTGCTGTCAGGCATATTGACGTTATTGTTGCCGCCGCTAGCGCAACCATTCAAAccacaaacaacaacatcattatCATTCTCATCGGGCACTGCACCAGGCAACGAAACCACCGCTTCGCAAGCCTGCTCCGACGCCTGACCAACAGTAGCCACATCCGTTTCGACTGTGGTCGGTGTTGTTGGCGTCGTCGTTGTTGACGACTGTGGCGTCAGCGTCTTTGTGCCATCCAATACACGTCGCACGCTCTCCGGACTCACTAGCGGTTTTTCATGCACATACTTCAAAATGTCTTTGACCAAAGCGTGCGTACTCTGTACATTGGAACCATGCGGATCGGCCTCTAAACAACCGATACGTCCATTACGAAAGTAAAGCTTCGAATTTGTCAGACGTGGACTGCGCATCTTCTGGCGTTGCCGCTTGAAGGAGTGCACTTTGAAAGTGACCGGCGATGATTTCTGCGTGCTACTATGCGTCTGGCGTTCGGTGGGACTCGGTGTTTTATTCTCCTTATTCGGCAGCGCTTTGCTGCGACGTCGCTTCAGCGGCGGCTCGGCTTTATTGGCACTACGCACAGCTATTTCTGTGGCGGTAATGACATTTTCAATCTCTTTGATATCCTTGGAGATCTCCTCGAGACTGCGTCGCATAGTCGCCTCCTGCTGGCTGGGTGAGTGATAGCGTGTGCTATTCCATTTTGTATTGTTCATTGTTgcagttgttatttttttgttattgttgttgtttttagtgtAAGCTGTTTATTTGTGCTCATGTCATGCGGCTGACATATGCTGGGTTGGGTAGTGGTGGCGTTTTCGTTGACGTTGGCGCTAGAAAGGTCACTGCTTGCACGGTAAAGTTGACACGGTGACGTTATACTGTTATAGTTCACTCGGTTTTCACATAAAATGTTTATCATGCCACAACATTGCTGCCCAGTGCCTTAAggcatttttacgatttttatttaaaattatttttgttaaaatttttctgaattttttttgtaatttttttccaattttttttacaatttcaaaatatgtttttttactttaatttttttccaatttttgtttattatttaaatttaatttcaaatatatgtagttCAAGCATTAGCACATTATTTttcatggaaaaaaatttaactgcgtAAAGCCGAATGCCAATTCGTGGCTGTCAAGGTGTTTGGCTTGGACATAGCCAAAtgtattgaattaatttttgaactGCACACGAAGCGTTATAAATCGAAACTAAACGCCGAGCACACACTGGAAACAAAGGCAAAACGctgaataaaattattattaatagtttatttttattttttgttttttttttttcgtattttcctTTTAATTGGCATATGTTTTACGACGCATGCAGGCGATTTGTGTGTTTCGCATGCCAAATATGCAATCAATCGATCGCTGCCCGATAGTAGTAAATTTTTTGTCGCTATATGTACtcacacatccatacatacatacatatatacataaaaatatatttaatattgtaattttgtGCGCTAGACTTGGCTGACTAATTGCTTTTCACTGTTATTTGTGCACTTAGCACAAGTGGATGTGCTTTtcggcgtgtgtgtgtgtatgtctcATATGTTAATTacacttaaatatataaatatattgccATAGATTAGAACCAGTGTCCtttaagcaaaattaattactGGTGggctaattttttgttgttgttttaatattaaaaagctTAAAGCCGCTTGCACAGCactacatttttataatataatattaaaatgtaaactttattagaattgtattattatttatttactatatattccGTAATAAGTCACTTTTTCACTTGCAAGCACGTTTGACTCTACATGTTTGCCCATTAACTTTTATTTCGCCAACTAACTAAAACGCATGCGCAGTTTTGCCACCCACTCCACCCACAAAAATGAAACAGCTGTGCGAACTACAGGTGATTTGACAAGTTTCTTTGAACTCGAAACACacgaatttgttgttgttgttaaaaaataaaaacaaatcctTACGTTGAATAATTTTGAGGCACGCTGATTGATAACACGGGTCAATTCACGCTATAGTACATTATACGATGCGACCATAGCACCGACTGTGGTGAATTTCGCGTGGTTTATGCGTTCGTGTAtgtgtgaacaaaattattggtTTTTGTAAATCGAGCGTTAACATTTTAATGCTGgcgaatatatttacatacaaacactaaTTTGACAACTGACacgtatacaaacaaaaaaactaaaattttacataacacgtatacaaacaaacaaaaataataaaattttacataacaTACACAGTATCCGCCGGAAGGAAACTGACATACACAtacgtatttacatacacacaca encodes the following:
- the LOC105226843 gene encoding cyclic nucleotide-gated cation channel beta-3, producing the protein MNNTKWNSTRYHSPSQQEATMRRSLEEISKDIKEIENVITATEIAVRSANKAEPPLKRRRSKALPNKENKTPSPTERQTHSSTQKSSPVTFKVHSFKRQRQKMRSPRLTNSKLYFRNGRIGCLEADPHGSNVQSTHALVKDILKYVHEKPLVSPESVRRVLDGTKTLTPQSSTTTTPTTPTTVETDVATVGQASEQACEAVVSLPGAVPDENDNDVVVCGLNGCASGGNNNVNMPDSSSHRRGPSVGSSMTENTTSQSQALVDDDEQNVQICYDELPDILNDEQNFGPELVKSDFAAVEPETETATDRRFSATSLNEDVRDQVRHLVRRFTARANKVKSHIELPPTPSSSNSADASTSSSTGGSASPVRSLPAGLKSLSTTRENSPFKTKLKDAAKSLNRGRLFEADTSRSNVWICSSLCGSNNEEKTLDPQGKIYISWLCVVSISFLYNAWVIPLRSTFPFQTPENTNTWLICDFCADIIYLLDVIFFKHRIMYLFEGFWVKNKNLTRKNYMRKLQFKLDLLALLPLELFYLKYGTGAVYLRFPRLFKIQSFWEVFKLLDRVISSPHFVRVAKTLTYMLYMIHLTACAYYAYSDYQGLGVNRWVFSGKGHPYVRCFAFATKTATSIGKNPKPEREGEFVFMTAAWLMGVFVFALLIGQIRDIISTATRNKNEYRQLEDETLEYMRRLNLPSEVQGRVKMWFKFTWEQQRTLDEANILDSLPINLKTDIAIAVHIQTLSKVQLFADCEEALLRDLVLKLRAVTFLPGDYVCRKGEVGREMYIIKLGQVQVMGGPNSDIVLATLSEGSVFGEISLLGINGADRRTADVRSKGYANLFVLSKSDLNEVIAYYPNAQAMLKKRARALMRKNAAREREEERAKSALKADVVISNPKTPETPPKLLKTVIQALPYESPAVMLITRGSKRMRKKSRPNALASIEDEENVAPANEQRTGLLGAIAAATAGRRANSPDLLSSIQDELKTKHSFINLTDSQKALIISKSNNSLMELPQQPSRDEPQPLRSKGTV